From Sediminibacterium sp. TEGAF015, a single genomic window includes:
- a CDS encoding HepT-like ribonuclease domain-containing protein: MSKRSTDLLIDDILDSGHKILDYTYGLTLEQFSADSKTVDAVIRNFEIIGEAANRLPEDFKETHSEIDWHKIRGFRNRIVHDYFGIDYSIVWVIKETFLPKMIEQLIKLQG, from the coding sequence ATGTCTAAAAGATCTACAGACCTGCTAATTGACGATATCCTTGATAGTGGACATAAAATCCTTGATTATACTTATGGCTTGACTCTGGAGCAATTTTCAGCTGACTCAAAAACAGTAGATGCTGTAATTAGAAATTTCGAAATCATAGGAGAAGCGGCTAACAGATTACCCGAAGATTTTAAGGAGACGCATTCAGAAATTGACTGGCATAAAATACGAGGCTTCAGAAATAGAATTGTTCACGACTATTTTGGAATAGATTATTCTATTGTTTGGGTAATAAAAGAGACATTTCTTCCTAAAATGATTGAACAGTTAATTAAACTTCAAGGCTAA
- a CDS encoding nucleotidyltransferase family protein, whose protein sequence is MTQLESIKDLLLRLKPELMEKYSISSIGLFGSVVRNDFSPTTSDIDIIVDFSKPIGIEFIDLADYLEQKIKRKIDLVSRNGIKQKYFQAIESDIIYV, encoded by the coding sequence ATGACACAGTTGGAATCCATAAAAGATTTGCTGCTTAGACTCAAACCAGAGCTAATGGAAAAGTATTCTATCAGCTCTATTGGCCTTTTTGGATCAGTGGTGCGCAATGATTTTTCACCAACAACAAGCGATATCGATATCATTGTAGATTTTTCTAAGCCTATCGGAATTGAATTCATTGATTTGGCCGATTACCTCGAACAGAAGATTAAAAGAAAAATAGATCTTGTATCGAGAAACGGAATCAAGCAAAAGTATTTTCAAGCCATAGAATCCGATATCATTTATGTCTAA